The Arcanobacterium pinnipediorum genome includes a region encoding these proteins:
- the greA gene encoding transcription elongation factor GreA, whose translation MVETTWLSQETFDRLNAELEHLKTTGRTEIATKIEEARSEGDLRENGGYHAAREEQSKMEGRIQELTYLLEHAEVGDSPQEISKVAPGLVITAEVNGIKKKFLLGSREAADFVDIDVYPETAPLGSSIMGKSIGAETSYTAPNGKNFTVKVLNIEPFQG comes from the coding sequence ATGGTCGAAACAACATGGCTCTCACAAGAAACTTTTGATCGTCTCAACGCCGAGCTCGAACATCTAAAAACTACTGGACGTACCGAGATTGCCACCAAGATTGAAGAAGCCCGCTCCGAGGGTGATTTGCGCGAAAACGGTGGCTACCATGCTGCTCGGGAAGAGCAATCTAAAATGGAAGGCCGTATCCAAGAGCTAACCTACCTCCTCGAACATGCCGAAGTTGGTGATTCGCCGCAAGAGATTTCCAAAGTTGCCCCAGGTCTGGTTATTACCGCGGAAGTCAACGGCATCAAGAAGAAGTTCTTGCTCGGTTCACGTGAAGCTGCTGACTTCGTCGATATCGACGTCTACCCAGAAACCGCTCCGCTCGGATCGTCAATTATGGGTAAGTCTATCGGCGCCGAAACCTCCTACACTGCTCCAAATGGCAAGAACTTCACCGTTAAAGTCCTCAACATCGAACCTTTCCAAGGATAG